CGAAAATATAGTAACTCCCGAAGACCTGTTTGTAGCAGCAGAAAATGTATGTCTTTTTACAACATTTCTTTCAAGGGCAAAACTTGTCAATTGCAATTTTAAAAGCTATAAAACAGATGCAAAAGGATTTTTGGAAAAAACAGAAAACGGCTATGTTTTTACCAAGATACTGCTAAATGTCTACGTAACAGTCGCCTCAAAAGAAGATATCCCAAGAGCCGAGGAAGCAATAAAGCTTGCAAAGGAAAGATGCTTTATTGGGAATTCAATTAAAACTGAAGTAGAGATAAAGAGCTTTGTGGATATTTCATAATACTTTTTTTATTCCACCTATACCTTTTGATTTAGCTTCCCTGAAAATGAACTTATCGCCTTCGCCAAGATAATAACTATTATATTTAAATTTCATTTTTATTAAAGCTCGGTCCCCAGTGGACAAATATTCCTGATTGTAAATCTTTTCAAAAGTGACAGTCTCTGAAATAGTTTCAAGATGTATTATAGGCTCATACCCTTCCTTTATCCTTGTTGGATGGTTTAGTATGAAGACTTCAGCTAAGAACTCTCTCACAGATTTACTTTCCCCGTTTTCGTCTTTTATTACCATCCCTCTTCTTATGAGATCTGCATCAATGCCCTTAATGGCTATCCCAAGTATGTCGCCGACTTCACCCTTAGTTTGAACAAGGTGATGCTGTTTTATAGATTGACACGATACCTTTTCATATTTATCATTCATTGGCCCTAAAAGAAGCTCCTGTCCTTTTTTTACAATACCTTGCTTGACTCTTCCACTAACAACTGTCCCCGCACCTCTAACTTTGTAGACCTTATCTATGTACATCAAAAATGGTTTTTTGTAGAGCTCTTCATTTGTTTTTTCTGGAAGGTTTAAAAATAGCTCATTTAAAATATCAAGCCCTTCCAATGTAATTGAAGAAGCTTTTATTATTGGGATCAAAAATCTTTCAGAAACTTTATTAGAAATATTTTGTGCAGTTTCTTTGTCCTTAACATTTAGGGGAATTTTGCCTACTTTTCTTAAAAGTGCAGAGACATCGGATATGACTTGTTTTGCGTTTTCATAAGAAACTTTATCAATTTTTGTTATTACTATAATTAAGGGAATATCCATTGCGAGAGCAATCCCCAGATGCTCTTTTGTTATTGGAGTGACGCCATCATCTGAGGCAACTATCAAAAGCACATAGTCTACTCTTTGTCCAAGGATCCCACGGACAGTAGTCCTAAGCCATGGTGCATGACCGGGGCAATCAACAAACGAAACAATCTTAGTTGACCTGTCAATCAGATCGGCCACTTCTTTTTTATTAAGAGGATTTTTTAGGTATATTCTTTCTTCGCCTTTAAATCCAAATACAGCGTGTGTTATCTCAGCAGTCAATCCTCTTTCTATCTCGTGAGGGAGGAAATCAAGAAATATTCTAGTCTTTCCAATGCCATCATCTTCCATACCGGTAAGTAGAGTTCCAATGAGGGTTGACTTTCCATGGTCTACATGCCCAATAGTGCCTATTGTGATGTGCTCCTTAATACCTTTTTCAGAATTTAGTTCTTCAATTGTGACCCTTGCAAATAATCCGTTTTCCTTATATTTTTCTATGTCAACTATTCTAGCACCTATCCCTTCAGCAAGTCGTTTTATTACCTCCAAGGTCTTTTCATA
This region of Methanofastidiosum sp. genomic DNA includes:
- a CDS encoding OsmC family protein; this translates as MPENFFTYENTVTWKKEKIGEVTWEGKPTIEIATPPEFKGHENIVTPEDLFVAAENVCLFTTFLSRAKLVNCNFKSYKTDAKGFLEKTENGYVFTKILLNVYVTVASKEDIPRAEEAIKLAKERCFIGNSIKTEVEIKSFVDIS
- a CDS encoding GTP-binding protein; the protein is MKENIHLVLEKGERKNIEFKSALSDEHLLKDRRERLSAQMKYRLKTGGGRAYYIIGVSDSGEVVCQSQEEYEKTLEVIKRLAEGIGARIVDIEKYKENGLFARVTIEELNSEKGIKEHITIGTIGHVDHGKSTLIGTLLTGMEDDGIGKTRIFLDFLPHEIERGLTAEITHAVFGFKGEERIYLKNPLNKKEVADLIDRSTKIVSFVDCPGHAPWLRTTVRGILGQRVDYVLLIVASDDGVTPITKEHLGIALAMDIPLIIVITKIDKVSYENAKQVISDVSALLRKVGKIPLNVKDKETAQNISNKVSERFLIPIIKASSITLEGLDILNELFLNLPEKTNEELYKKPFLMYIDKVYKVRGAGTVVSGRVKQGIVKKGQELLLGPMNDKYEKVSCQSIKQHHLVQTKGEVGDILGIAIKGIDADLIRRGMVIKDENGESKSVREFLAEVFILNHPTRIKEGYEPIIHLETISETVTFEKIYNQEYLSTGDRALIKMKFKYNSYYLGEGDKFIFREAKSKGIGGIKKVL